One Anser cygnoides isolate HZ-2024a breed goose chromosome 4, Taihu_goose_T2T_genome, whole genome shotgun sequence genomic region harbors:
- the INTS10 gene encoding integrator complex subunit 10 isoform X4 — protein sequence MSAQGDCEFLVKRARELVPGDLWAAKAWLITARSLYPADFNIQYEMYTIEKNAERTASAGRLLYDMFVNFPDQPAVWREISVITSALRNDSQDKQTQFLRGLFETLPGRVQCEMLLKATEQCFNTLERAEMLLLLLRRFPETVVQHGVGLGETLLEAESIEDQESPVNCFRKLFVCDVLPLIINNPDVRLPASLLYKYLNKAAEFYINYVTRSTQTESQYQGSQDSSDIMSPSKRSSQKYIIDGLTEKSSQITDPWERLFKILSVVGMRCEWQMDKGRRSFGDILHRMKDLCRYISNFDSDAHAKYKNQVVYSTMLVFFKNAFQYVSNIQPSLFQGPNAPNQAPLILLEDVTNVYGDTDIDRNKHIHKKRKLAEGREKTMSSDDEDPSGKARSRHIAVNKADLANSIEVLESFKLARESWELLYSLESLDKEFTRICLSWKTETWLWLRIFLTDMIIYQGQYKKAISSLHHLAALQGSHSPQQITGQGSLENQRALIQLATCHFALGEYRQTCEKVLDLMCYILLPIQEGGKVQEEQPKVKSKFRKGSDLKLWPCTSRAIMPYCLHLLLACFKLRAFTDSRDDMALGHVVVLLQHEWPRGENLFLKAINKICQQGNFQYENFFNYVTNIDMLEEFAYLRTQEGGKIHLELLPNQAMLIKHHTVTRGITKGVKEDFRLAMERQVSRCGENLMVVLHRFCINEKILLLQTLS from the exons ATGTCGGCGCAGGGGGACTGCGAGTTCCTGGTGAAGCGGGCCCGCGAGCTGGTGCCGGGGGACCTGTGGGCGGCCAAGGCCTGGCTCATCACGGCGCGGAGCCTCTACCCCGCCGACTTCAACATCCAG TATGAGATGTACACCATTGAGAAGAACGCTGAGAGGACAGCGTCTGCGGGCAGGCTGCTCTATGACAT GTTTGTGAATTTTCCCGACCAGCCTGCAGTATGGAGGGAGATTAGCGTTATTACATCAGCATTAAGGAATGACTCGCAGGACAAGCAGACACAGTTTTTAAGAG gattattTGAAACCCTTCCTGGTCGAGTCCAGTGTGAAATGCTACTGAAGGCCACAGAGCAGTGTTTTAACACATTAGAAAGGGCAGAAATGCTACTACTACTTCTGCGACGCTTCCCAGAGACTGTGGTACAACACGGG GTAGGCCTTGGAGAAACTTTATTAGAGGCTGAAAGTATTGAAGACCAAGAATCCCCAGTGaattgttttagaaaattatttg tttGTGATGTTCTTCCTCTAATAATTAATAACCCCGATGTTCGACTTCCTGCCAGCTTgttatataaatacctgaataaAGCAGCAGAATTTTATATTAACTATGTAACTAGATCTACACAGACAGAAAGCCAATATCAAG gtTCACAAGATTCCTCTGATATTATGTCTCCGAGCAAACGTAGCTCTCAGAAATATATAATAGATGGTCTTACAGAGAAATCATCCCAGATTACAGATCCTTGGGAGAggctatttaaaatattgtctgtGGTGGGAATGAGGTGTGAATGGCAAATGGATAAAGGAAGAAG aagTTTTGGTGATATTTTGCATAGGATGAAAGACCTCTGCAGATACATCAGTAACTTTGATAGTGATGCACATGCTAAATATAAGAATCAAGTAGTATATTCTACGATGCTggtgttctttaaaaatgcatttcaatacGTCAGCAACATTCAGCCATCGCTCTTCCAAG GTCCAAATGCTCCGAACCAAGCCCCACTGATTCTTCTTGAGGATGTGACCAATGTCTATGGCGATACAGATATCGATCGtaacaaacacatacacaaaaagaggaaacttgcagagggaagagaaaaaacaatg AGCTCAGATGATGAGGATCCTTCTGGGAAGGCACGAAGTCGCCATATAGCAGTAAATAAGGCAGATCTTGCGAATTCTATTGAAGTATTAGAGAGCTTTAAATTGGCAAGAgagagctgggagctgctctATTCCCTGGAATCACTTGACAAAG AGTTCACTAGAATTTGTTTGTCGTGGAAGACTGAAACCTGGCTTTGGTTAAGAATCTTTCTTACAGACATGATTATCTaccag GGGCAGTACAAAAAAGCAATTAGCAGCCTCCATCACTTGGCAGCTCTTCAGGGCTCTCATTCTCCACAGCAAATTACAGGACAAGGCTCACTAGAAAATCAGAGAGCACTAATCCAGTTAGCAACATGCCATTTTGCCCTTGGAGAATATCGG CAAACATGCGAAAAAGTGCTTGACCTCATGTGCTATATTTTACTTCCAATACAAGAAGGAGGTAAAGTACAAGAGGAGCAACCTAAAGTAAAGTCTAAATTCAGAAAAG GGTCTGATCTGAAGCTTTGGCCGTGTACCAGTAGAGCTATCATGCCTTACTGCCTTCATCTACTGTTAGCTTGTTTCAAG ctcAGAGCTTTCACAGACAGCAGAGATGATATGGCTTTGGGCCACGTTGTTGTTCTGCTTCAGCACGAGTGGCCAAGGGGTGAGAACTTGTTCCTGAAAGCCATCAACAAAATCTGCCAACAGGGAAACTTCCAGTATGAGAATTTCTTCAACTATGTCACAA ATATTGATATGTTGGAGGAATTTGCTTATTTAAGAACacaggaaggagggaaaattCATCTGGAACTGTTGCCAAATCAAGCAATGCTGATCAA GCATCACACAGTTACCCGAGGTATAACTAAAGGAGTGAAAGAAGATTTCCGCCTGGCCATGGAGCGCCAGGTCTCACGCTGTGGGGAAAATCTCATGGTGGTCTTGCATAGGTTCTGCATTAACGAGAAGATACTGCTGCTTCAGACTCTTTCTTGA
- the INTS10 gene encoding integrator complex subunit 10 isoform X1: protein MSAQGDCEFLVKRARELVPGDLWAAKAWLITARSLYPADFNIQYEMYTIEKNAERTASAGRLLYDMFVNFPDQPAVWREISVITSALRNDSQDKQTQFLRGLFETLPGRVQCEMLLKATEQCFNTLERAEMLLLLLRRFPETVVQHGVGLGETLLEAESIEDQESPVNCFRKLFVCDVLPLIINNPDVRLPASLLYKYLNKAAEFYINYVTRSTQTESQYQGSQDSSDIMSPSKRSSQKYIIDGLTEKSSQITDPWERLFKILSVVGMRCEWQMDKGRRSFGDILHRMKDLCRYISNFDSDAHAKYKNQVVYSTMLVFFKNAFQYVSNIQPSLFQGPNAPNQAPLILLEDVTNVYGDTDIDRNKHIHKKRKLAEGREKTMQSSDDEDPSGKARSRHIAVNKADLANSIEVLESFKLARESWELLYSLESLDKEFTRICLSWKTETWLWLRIFLTDMIIYQGQYKKAISSLHHLAALQGSHSPQQITGQGSLENQRALIQLATCHFALGEYRQTCEKVLDLMCYILLPIQEGGKVQEEQPKVKSKFRKGSDLKLWPCTSRAIMPYCLHLLLACFKLRAFTDSRDDMALGHVVVLLQHEWPRGENLFLKAINKICQQGNFQYENFFNYVTNIDMLEEFAYLRTQEGGKIHLELLPNQAMLIKTSSPPMGLLQQEFIPVLQPSIQTADRHHTVTRGITKGVKEDFRLAMERQVSRCGENLMVVLHRFCINEKILLLQTLS from the exons ATGTCGGCGCAGGGGGACTGCGAGTTCCTGGTGAAGCGGGCCCGCGAGCTGGTGCCGGGGGACCTGTGGGCGGCCAAGGCCTGGCTCATCACGGCGCGGAGCCTCTACCCCGCCGACTTCAACATCCAG TATGAGATGTACACCATTGAGAAGAACGCTGAGAGGACAGCGTCTGCGGGCAGGCTGCTCTATGACAT GTTTGTGAATTTTCCCGACCAGCCTGCAGTATGGAGGGAGATTAGCGTTATTACATCAGCATTAAGGAATGACTCGCAGGACAAGCAGACACAGTTTTTAAGAG gattattTGAAACCCTTCCTGGTCGAGTCCAGTGTGAAATGCTACTGAAGGCCACAGAGCAGTGTTTTAACACATTAGAAAGGGCAGAAATGCTACTACTACTTCTGCGACGCTTCCCAGAGACTGTGGTACAACACGGG GTAGGCCTTGGAGAAACTTTATTAGAGGCTGAAAGTATTGAAGACCAAGAATCCCCAGTGaattgttttagaaaattatttg tttGTGATGTTCTTCCTCTAATAATTAATAACCCCGATGTTCGACTTCCTGCCAGCTTgttatataaatacctgaataaAGCAGCAGAATTTTATATTAACTATGTAACTAGATCTACACAGACAGAAAGCCAATATCAAG gtTCACAAGATTCCTCTGATATTATGTCTCCGAGCAAACGTAGCTCTCAGAAATATATAATAGATGGTCTTACAGAGAAATCATCCCAGATTACAGATCCTTGGGAGAggctatttaaaatattgtctgtGGTGGGAATGAGGTGTGAATGGCAAATGGATAAAGGAAGAAG aagTTTTGGTGATATTTTGCATAGGATGAAAGACCTCTGCAGATACATCAGTAACTTTGATAGTGATGCACATGCTAAATATAAGAATCAAGTAGTATATTCTACGATGCTggtgttctttaaaaatgcatttcaatacGTCAGCAACATTCAGCCATCGCTCTTCCAAG GTCCAAATGCTCCGAACCAAGCCCCACTGATTCTTCTTGAGGATGTGACCAATGTCTATGGCGATACAGATATCGATCGtaacaaacacatacacaaaaagaggaaacttgcagagggaagagaaaaaacaatg CAGAGCTCAGATGATGAGGATCCTTCTGGGAAGGCACGAAGTCGCCATATAGCAGTAAATAAGGCAGATCTTGCGAATTCTATTGAAGTATTAGAGAGCTTTAAATTGGCAAGAgagagctgggagctgctctATTCCCTGGAATCACTTGACAAAG AGTTCACTAGAATTTGTTTGTCGTGGAAGACTGAAACCTGGCTTTGGTTAAGAATCTTTCTTACAGACATGATTATCTaccag GGGCAGTACAAAAAAGCAATTAGCAGCCTCCATCACTTGGCAGCTCTTCAGGGCTCTCATTCTCCACAGCAAATTACAGGACAAGGCTCACTAGAAAATCAGAGAGCACTAATCCAGTTAGCAACATGCCATTTTGCCCTTGGAGAATATCGG CAAACATGCGAAAAAGTGCTTGACCTCATGTGCTATATTTTACTTCCAATACAAGAAGGAGGTAAAGTACAAGAGGAGCAACCTAAAGTAAAGTCTAAATTCAGAAAAG GGTCTGATCTGAAGCTTTGGCCGTGTACCAGTAGAGCTATCATGCCTTACTGCCTTCATCTACTGTTAGCTTGTTTCAAG ctcAGAGCTTTCACAGACAGCAGAGATGATATGGCTTTGGGCCACGTTGTTGTTCTGCTTCAGCACGAGTGGCCAAGGGGTGAGAACTTGTTCCTGAAAGCCATCAACAAAATCTGCCAACAGGGAAACTTCCAGTATGAGAATTTCTTCAACTATGTCACAA ATATTGATATGTTGGAGGAATTTGCTTATTTAAGAACacaggaaggagggaaaattCATCTGGAACTGTTGCCAAATCAAGCAATGCTGATCAA gactTCTAGCCCTCCCATGGGGTTACTGCAACAGGAATTCATACCTGTGCTACAGCCCAGCATACAGACTGCCGACAG GCATCACACAGTTACCCGAGGTATAACTAAAGGAGTGAAAGAAGATTTCCGCCTGGCCATGGAGCGCCAGGTCTCACGCTGTGGGGAAAATCTCATGGTGGTCTTGCATAGGTTCTGCATTAACGAGAAGATACTGCTGCTTCAGACTCTTTCTTGA
- the INTS10 gene encoding integrator complex subunit 10 isoform X5, which translates to MRCTPLRRTLRGQRLRAGCSMTCTFVNFPDQPAVWREISVITSALRNDSQDKQTQFLRGLFETLPGRVQCEMLLKATEQCFNTLERAEMLLLLLRRFPETVVQHGVGLGETLLEAESIEDQESPVNCFRKLFVCDVLPLIINNPDVRLPASLLYKYLNKAAEFYINYVTRSTQTESQYQGSQDSSDIMSPSKRSSQKYIIDGLTEKSSQITDPWERLFKILSVVGMRCEWQMDKGRRSFGDILHRMKDLCRYISNFDSDAHAKYKNQVVYSTMLVFFKNAFQYVSNIQPSLFQGPNAPNQAPLILLEDVTNVYGDTDIDRNKHIHKKRKLAEGREKTMQSSDDEDPSGKARSRHIAVNKADLANSIEVLESFKLARESWELLYSLESLDKEFTRICLSWKTETWLWLRIFLTDMIIYQGQYKKAISSLHHLAALQGSHSPQQITGQGSLENQRALIQLATCHFALGEYRQTCEKVLDLMCYILLPIQEGGKVQEEQPKVKSKFRKGSDLKLWPCTSRAIMPYCLHLLLACFKLRAFTDSRDDMALGHVVVLLQHEWPRGENLFLKAINKICQQGNFQYENFFNYVTNIDMLEEFAYLRTQEGGKIHLELLPNQAMLIKTSSPPMGLLQQEFIPVLQPSIQTADRHHTVTRGITKGVKEDFRLAMERQVSRCGENLMVVLHRFCINEKILLLQTLS; encoded by the exons ATGAGATGTACACCATTGAGAAGAACGCTGAGAGGACAGCGTCTGCGGGCAGGCTGCTCTATGACATGTAC GTTTGTGAATTTTCCCGACCAGCCTGCAGTATGGAGGGAGATTAGCGTTATTACATCAGCATTAAGGAATGACTCGCAGGACAAGCAGACACAGTTTTTAAGAG gattattTGAAACCCTTCCTGGTCGAGTCCAGTGTGAAATGCTACTGAAGGCCACAGAGCAGTGTTTTAACACATTAGAAAGGGCAGAAATGCTACTACTACTTCTGCGACGCTTCCCAGAGACTGTGGTACAACACGGG GTAGGCCTTGGAGAAACTTTATTAGAGGCTGAAAGTATTGAAGACCAAGAATCCCCAGTGaattgttttagaaaattatttg tttGTGATGTTCTTCCTCTAATAATTAATAACCCCGATGTTCGACTTCCTGCCAGCTTgttatataaatacctgaataaAGCAGCAGAATTTTATATTAACTATGTAACTAGATCTACACAGACAGAAAGCCAATATCAAG gtTCACAAGATTCCTCTGATATTATGTCTCCGAGCAAACGTAGCTCTCAGAAATATATAATAGATGGTCTTACAGAGAAATCATCCCAGATTACAGATCCTTGGGAGAggctatttaaaatattgtctgtGGTGGGAATGAGGTGTGAATGGCAAATGGATAAAGGAAGAAG aagTTTTGGTGATATTTTGCATAGGATGAAAGACCTCTGCAGATACATCAGTAACTTTGATAGTGATGCACATGCTAAATATAAGAATCAAGTAGTATATTCTACGATGCTggtgttctttaaaaatgcatttcaatacGTCAGCAACATTCAGCCATCGCTCTTCCAAG GTCCAAATGCTCCGAACCAAGCCCCACTGATTCTTCTTGAGGATGTGACCAATGTCTATGGCGATACAGATATCGATCGtaacaaacacatacacaaaaagaggaaacttgcagagggaagagaaaaaacaatg CAGAGCTCAGATGATGAGGATCCTTCTGGGAAGGCACGAAGTCGCCATATAGCAGTAAATAAGGCAGATCTTGCGAATTCTATTGAAGTATTAGAGAGCTTTAAATTGGCAAGAgagagctgggagctgctctATTCCCTGGAATCACTTGACAAAG AGTTCACTAGAATTTGTTTGTCGTGGAAGACTGAAACCTGGCTTTGGTTAAGAATCTTTCTTACAGACATGATTATCTaccag GGGCAGTACAAAAAAGCAATTAGCAGCCTCCATCACTTGGCAGCTCTTCAGGGCTCTCATTCTCCACAGCAAATTACAGGACAAGGCTCACTAGAAAATCAGAGAGCACTAATCCAGTTAGCAACATGCCATTTTGCCCTTGGAGAATATCGG CAAACATGCGAAAAAGTGCTTGACCTCATGTGCTATATTTTACTTCCAATACAAGAAGGAGGTAAAGTACAAGAGGAGCAACCTAAAGTAAAGTCTAAATTCAGAAAAG GGTCTGATCTGAAGCTTTGGCCGTGTACCAGTAGAGCTATCATGCCTTACTGCCTTCATCTACTGTTAGCTTGTTTCAAG ctcAGAGCTTTCACAGACAGCAGAGATGATATGGCTTTGGGCCACGTTGTTGTTCTGCTTCAGCACGAGTGGCCAAGGGGTGAGAACTTGTTCCTGAAAGCCATCAACAAAATCTGCCAACAGGGAAACTTCCAGTATGAGAATTTCTTCAACTATGTCACAA ATATTGATATGTTGGAGGAATTTGCTTATTTAAGAACacaggaaggagggaaaattCATCTGGAACTGTTGCCAAATCAAGCAATGCTGATCAA gactTCTAGCCCTCCCATGGGGTTACTGCAACAGGAATTCATACCTGTGCTACAGCCCAGCATACAGACTGCCGACAG GCATCACACAGTTACCCGAGGTATAACTAAAGGAGTGAAAGAAGATTTCCGCCTGGCCATGGAGCGCCAGGTCTCACGCTGTGGGGAAAATCTCATGGTGGTCTTGCATAGGTTCTGCATTAACGAGAAGATACTGCTGCTTCAGACTCTTTCTTGA
- the INTS10 gene encoding integrator complex subunit 10 isoform X3: MSAQGDCEFLVKRARELVPGDLWAAKAWLITARSLYPADFNIQYEMYTIEKNAERTASAGRLLYDMFVNFPDQPAVWREISVITSALRNDSQDKQTQFLRGLFETLPGRVQCEMLLKATEQCFNTLERAEMLLLLLRRFPETVVQHGVGLGETLLEAESIEDQESPVNCFRKLFVCDVLPLIINNPDVRLPASLLYKYLNKAAEFYINYVTRSTQTESQYQGSQDSSDIMSPSKRSSQKYIIDGLTEKSSQITDPWERLFKILSVVGMRCEWQMDKGRRSFGDILHRMKDLCRYISNFDSDAHAKYKNQVVYSTMLVFFKNAFQYVSNIQPSLFQGPNAPNQAPLILLEDVTNVYGDTDIDRNKHIHKKRKLAEGREKTMQSSDDEDPSGKARSRHIAVNKADLANSIEVLESFKLARESWELLYSLESLDKEFTRICLSWKTETWLWLRIFLTDMIIYQGQYKKAISSLHHLAALQGSHSPQQITGQGSLENQRALIQLATCHFALGEYRQTCEKVLDLMCYILLPIQEGGKVQEEQPKVKSKFRKGSDLKLWPCTSRAIMPYCLHLLLACFKLRAFTDSRDDMALGHVVVLLQHEWPRGENLFLKAINKICQQGNFQYENFFNYVTNIDMLEEFAYLRTQEGGKIHLELLPNQAMLIKHHTVTRGITKGVKEDFRLAMERQVSRCGENLMVVLHRFCINEKILLLQTLS; encoded by the exons ATGTCGGCGCAGGGGGACTGCGAGTTCCTGGTGAAGCGGGCCCGCGAGCTGGTGCCGGGGGACCTGTGGGCGGCCAAGGCCTGGCTCATCACGGCGCGGAGCCTCTACCCCGCCGACTTCAACATCCAG TATGAGATGTACACCATTGAGAAGAACGCTGAGAGGACAGCGTCTGCGGGCAGGCTGCTCTATGACAT GTTTGTGAATTTTCCCGACCAGCCTGCAGTATGGAGGGAGATTAGCGTTATTACATCAGCATTAAGGAATGACTCGCAGGACAAGCAGACACAGTTTTTAAGAG gattattTGAAACCCTTCCTGGTCGAGTCCAGTGTGAAATGCTACTGAAGGCCACAGAGCAGTGTTTTAACACATTAGAAAGGGCAGAAATGCTACTACTACTTCTGCGACGCTTCCCAGAGACTGTGGTACAACACGGG GTAGGCCTTGGAGAAACTTTATTAGAGGCTGAAAGTATTGAAGACCAAGAATCCCCAGTGaattgttttagaaaattatttg tttGTGATGTTCTTCCTCTAATAATTAATAACCCCGATGTTCGACTTCCTGCCAGCTTgttatataaatacctgaataaAGCAGCAGAATTTTATATTAACTATGTAACTAGATCTACACAGACAGAAAGCCAATATCAAG gtTCACAAGATTCCTCTGATATTATGTCTCCGAGCAAACGTAGCTCTCAGAAATATATAATAGATGGTCTTACAGAGAAATCATCCCAGATTACAGATCCTTGGGAGAggctatttaaaatattgtctgtGGTGGGAATGAGGTGTGAATGGCAAATGGATAAAGGAAGAAG aagTTTTGGTGATATTTTGCATAGGATGAAAGACCTCTGCAGATACATCAGTAACTTTGATAGTGATGCACATGCTAAATATAAGAATCAAGTAGTATATTCTACGATGCTggtgttctttaaaaatgcatttcaatacGTCAGCAACATTCAGCCATCGCTCTTCCAAG GTCCAAATGCTCCGAACCAAGCCCCACTGATTCTTCTTGAGGATGTGACCAATGTCTATGGCGATACAGATATCGATCGtaacaaacacatacacaaaaagaggaaacttgcagagggaagagaaaaaacaatg CAGAGCTCAGATGATGAGGATCCTTCTGGGAAGGCACGAAGTCGCCATATAGCAGTAAATAAGGCAGATCTTGCGAATTCTATTGAAGTATTAGAGAGCTTTAAATTGGCAAGAgagagctgggagctgctctATTCCCTGGAATCACTTGACAAAG AGTTCACTAGAATTTGTTTGTCGTGGAAGACTGAAACCTGGCTTTGGTTAAGAATCTTTCTTACAGACATGATTATCTaccag GGGCAGTACAAAAAAGCAATTAGCAGCCTCCATCACTTGGCAGCTCTTCAGGGCTCTCATTCTCCACAGCAAATTACAGGACAAGGCTCACTAGAAAATCAGAGAGCACTAATCCAGTTAGCAACATGCCATTTTGCCCTTGGAGAATATCGG CAAACATGCGAAAAAGTGCTTGACCTCATGTGCTATATTTTACTTCCAATACAAGAAGGAGGTAAAGTACAAGAGGAGCAACCTAAAGTAAAGTCTAAATTCAGAAAAG GGTCTGATCTGAAGCTTTGGCCGTGTACCAGTAGAGCTATCATGCCTTACTGCCTTCATCTACTGTTAGCTTGTTTCAAG ctcAGAGCTTTCACAGACAGCAGAGATGATATGGCTTTGGGCCACGTTGTTGTTCTGCTTCAGCACGAGTGGCCAAGGGGTGAGAACTTGTTCCTGAAAGCCATCAACAAAATCTGCCAACAGGGAAACTTCCAGTATGAGAATTTCTTCAACTATGTCACAA ATATTGATATGTTGGAGGAATTTGCTTATTTAAGAACacaggaaggagggaaaattCATCTGGAACTGTTGCCAAATCAAGCAATGCTGATCAA GCATCACACAGTTACCCGAGGTATAACTAAAGGAGTGAAAGAAGATTTCCGCCTGGCCATGGAGCGCCAGGTCTCACGCTGTGGGGAAAATCTCATGGTGGTCTTGCATAGGTTCTGCATTAACGAGAAGATACTGCTGCTTCAGACTCTTTCTTGA
- the INTS10 gene encoding integrator complex subunit 10 isoform X2 has translation MSAQGDCEFLVKRARELVPGDLWAAKAWLITARSLYPADFNIQYEMYTIEKNAERTASAGRLLYDMFVNFPDQPAVWREISVITSALRNDSQDKQTQFLRGLFETLPGRVQCEMLLKATEQCFNTLERAEMLLLLLRRFPETVVQHGVGLGETLLEAESIEDQESPVNCFRKLFVCDVLPLIINNPDVRLPASLLYKYLNKAAEFYINYVTRSTQTESQYQGSQDSSDIMSPSKRSSQKYIIDGLTEKSSQITDPWERLFKILSVVGMRCEWQMDKGRRSFGDILHRMKDLCRYISNFDSDAHAKYKNQVVYSTMLVFFKNAFQYVSNIQPSLFQGPNAPNQAPLILLEDVTNVYGDTDIDRNKHIHKKRKLAEGREKTMSSDDEDPSGKARSRHIAVNKADLANSIEVLESFKLARESWELLYSLESLDKEFTRICLSWKTETWLWLRIFLTDMIIYQGQYKKAISSLHHLAALQGSHSPQQITGQGSLENQRALIQLATCHFALGEYRQTCEKVLDLMCYILLPIQEGGKVQEEQPKVKSKFRKGSDLKLWPCTSRAIMPYCLHLLLACFKLRAFTDSRDDMALGHVVVLLQHEWPRGENLFLKAINKICQQGNFQYENFFNYVTNIDMLEEFAYLRTQEGGKIHLELLPNQAMLIKTSSPPMGLLQQEFIPVLQPSIQTADRHHTVTRGITKGVKEDFRLAMERQVSRCGENLMVVLHRFCINEKILLLQTLS, from the exons ATGTCGGCGCAGGGGGACTGCGAGTTCCTGGTGAAGCGGGCCCGCGAGCTGGTGCCGGGGGACCTGTGGGCGGCCAAGGCCTGGCTCATCACGGCGCGGAGCCTCTACCCCGCCGACTTCAACATCCAG TATGAGATGTACACCATTGAGAAGAACGCTGAGAGGACAGCGTCTGCGGGCAGGCTGCTCTATGACAT GTTTGTGAATTTTCCCGACCAGCCTGCAGTATGGAGGGAGATTAGCGTTATTACATCAGCATTAAGGAATGACTCGCAGGACAAGCAGACACAGTTTTTAAGAG gattattTGAAACCCTTCCTGGTCGAGTCCAGTGTGAAATGCTACTGAAGGCCACAGAGCAGTGTTTTAACACATTAGAAAGGGCAGAAATGCTACTACTACTTCTGCGACGCTTCCCAGAGACTGTGGTACAACACGGG GTAGGCCTTGGAGAAACTTTATTAGAGGCTGAAAGTATTGAAGACCAAGAATCCCCAGTGaattgttttagaaaattatttg tttGTGATGTTCTTCCTCTAATAATTAATAACCCCGATGTTCGACTTCCTGCCAGCTTgttatataaatacctgaataaAGCAGCAGAATTTTATATTAACTATGTAACTAGATCTACACAGACAGAAAGCCAATATCAAG gtTCACAAGATTCCTCTGATATTATGTCTCCGAGCAAACGTAGCTCTCAGAAATATATAATAGATGGTCTTACAGAGAAATCATCCCAGATTACAGATCCTTGGGAGAggctatttaaaatattgtctgtGGTGGGAATGAGGTGTGAATGGCAAATGGATAAAGGAAGAAG aagTTTTGGTGATATTTTGCATAGGATGAAAGACCTCTGCAGATACATCAGTAACTTTGATAGTGATGCACATGCTAAATATAAGAATCAAGTAGTATATTCTACGATGCTggtgttctttaaaaatgcatttcaatacGTCAGCAACATTCAGCCATCGCTCTTCCAAG GTCCAAATGCTCCGAACCAAGCCCCACTGATTCTTCTTGAGGATGTGACCAATGTCTATGGCGATACAGATATCGATCGtaacaaacacatacacaaaaagaggaaacttgcagagggaagagaaaaaacaatg AGCTCAGATGATGAGGATCCTTCTGGGAAGGCACGAAGTCGCCATATAGCAGTAAATAAGGCAGATCTTGCGAATTCTATTGAAGTATTAGAGAGCTTTAAATTGGCAAGAgagagctgggagctgctctATTCCCTGGAATCACTTGACAAAG AGTTCACTAGAATTTGTTTGTCGTGGAAGACTGAAACCTGGCTTTGGTTAAGAATCTTTCTTACAGACATGATTATCTaccag GGGCAGTACAAAAAAGCAATTAGCAGCCTCCATCACTTGGCAGCTCTTCAGGGCTCTCATTCTCCACAGCAAATTACAGGACAAGGCTCACTAGAAAATCAGAGAGCACTAATCCAGTTAGCAACATGCCATTTTGCCCTTGGAGAATATCGG CAAACATGCGAAAAAGTGCTTGACCTCATGTGCTATATTTTACTTCCAATACAAGAAGGAGGTAAAGTACAAGAGGAGCAACCTAAAGTAAAGTCTAAATTCAGAAAAG GGTCTGATCTGAAGCTTTGGCCGTGTACCAGTAGAGCTATCATGCCTTACTGCCTTCATCTACTGTTAGCTTGTTTCAAG ctcAGAGCTTTCACAGACAGCAGAGATGATATGGCTTTGGGCCACGTTGTTGTTCTGCTTCAGCACGAGTGGCCAAGGGGTGAGAACTTGTTCCTGAAAGCCATCAACAAAATCTGCCAACAGGGAAACTTCCAGTATGAGAATTTCTTCAACTATGTCACAA ATATTGATATGTTGGAGGAATTTGCTTATTTAAGAACacaggaaggagggaaaattCATCTGGAACTGTTGCCAAATCAAGCAATGCTGATCAA gactTCTAGCCCTCCCATGGGGTTACTGCAACAGGAATTCATACCTGTGCTACAGCCCAGCATACAGACTGCCGACAG GCATCACACAGTTACCCGAGGTATAACTAAAGGAGTGAAAGAAGATTTCCGCCTGGCCATGGAGCGCCAGGTCTCACGCTGTGGGGAAAATCTCATGGTGGTCTTGCATAGGTTCTGCATTAACGAGAAGATACTGCTGCTTCAGACTCTTTCTTGA